CCATGGTGGGGTACAGCTTCAGGCCGTCGGGCCGGAAACGGGGGTCGTCGAACAACTGCCGGGACATCTCCAGGTCCTTCTCCGGGCTCGAACCGGGCAGCCCGGGCATCCAGTGGTAGTGCACCTTGAAGCCGTGGTCCTTGAGCAGCGCCGTGGCACTGACGACGTCCTCTACGGTATGCCCTCTTCTGACCAGGCGGTAGATATCATCATCCAGCACCTGTACACCCAGCTCCACCCGTGTAGCACCGAACTCCAGCATCCGGCTCACTTCCTCCTGCCCGCACCAGTCGGGCCGGGTCTCGATGCACAGTCCGGTGCAGCGGTGTACGGCGGTCTCGTTGCGCTGCTTGGCCTCGGTCAGGCTGTCCGATTCCTCACCGTTCAGGGCATCGAAGCACTCCTTGATGAAAGTGTACTGGTAGTCGTGGGGCAGGGCGAGGAAGGTACCCCCCATGACTATCAGCTCAATCTTGTCCGTGGGGTGCCCCATGTTGGACAGGGCCTTCAGCCTCAGCAGGACCTGCCCTCCGGCATCGAAGTCACAATTCTTGCCGCGCAGCACCGCCGGCGACTCCGGGGTATAGCTCTGCGGTGTTGCCGGGTATGTGGGACAGTAGATACACTCTCCGGGGCAGTCCATCGGCTGCGTCATTACCGCCACGGGGGTCACGCCGGATATTGTTCTGGTGAACTTCTTCATCGGATAACGATATGCCTGCCTTAGTGCTATGGACAGTGTACCAAATACTGCCTGACGGTCACAATTCGTGTGCCCTCGGGATGGGACTGGTACGCTCTTTCCGGGAAACCAGGAGCGGGGTCTGTTTCCAGGGACTTACACCTGTATGTTTTGCCATTTCCCGCCGGCGAAGCGTATCCACATCAGTATCGCCCGCACGGTGTGGTCAACCACCGCGCCTATCCAGGCTCCCGGCGCTCCCATGTGAAGGGCAAACACCAGGAGAGCGCCACCGCCGACACGCATTGTCCACATGCCGACTGTGGAGAGAAGCAGCACCCAGCGGGTGTCACCGGCACCCTGCAGGCCGCCTGAGAGTGAGTTGTTGGTGGCCATCCCCGGCATGGCGAATGACCATATCTTGAGCCCCATGGCACCGATACGGATAACCTCGGGGTCGTCGGTGAAGATGCTGATGAGCTGGTGGGAGAATGTAAACGTTATCACACCGAGGCAGACCATGACCACCATGCAGTAGCGTTGCGACAGGTAGCCGGCTTTCTTGGCAAGGTCGGGCTTTCCCGCTCCCAGGAACTGCCCGACCAATGCCGTGGCGGCCACGCCGAAGCCGAAGCTGGGCATGAAGGCGAACTCCTCGACTCTCATGGTGAGCACGTGGGCGGCGTAGACGGTGGTCCCCAGGCTGCTGAGAACGATGGTGTAGATGCTCATGGCTGCCCGCATCTGTACAGCGTTGGCGAAGGCGGGCAGACCGACTCTGAGGATGCGCTTCACTTCAGTCCATTGGAAAACCAGGGCAGTCCGCAGGTCGTACTTCAGCAGGCCTTTGCCCTTGACCAGAATAGCCCATATCAAGAGACCGCCAACGACACTGGATGCCGCCCTGGCTATACCCGCACCGAGCACTCCCAGTGCGGGAAAGACCCACCAGCCATTGATGAGAACATAGGCAAGACCGGTGCCGACCACTTCCATGACGATTATTGCGATCATGGGGGTCCTGGTATCTCCTGCCCCACGGAACACGGCCTCACCGCACAGGAGCAGGAAGAAGAACGCTGTGGTGGGGGCATTGGCACGGATGTAGTCCCTGCCGAGCGCTATGACTTCAGGACTGGCGCGGAATAGCCACAGCAGTTGGTCGGCATAGAACCACATAATCAGGGAAAAGGCAATACCGAGAATGTAGGCGAGGAGCATTGCCTGCCTGAGGGTGCGGTTGGCGTGCTCGGATTCACCGGCTCCAACGTCGCGGGCAATTATTGCTACCGCCCCGATGGTGATGCCCATGAAGGCTGTAGCGGGCAGGAAGATGATTTGTTCGCTGAGGCCTACGGCGGTGATTGCCTCCGGTCCGAGGTGCCCGATGAAGACCATGATGATCATGCCAAGGATTGTCCAGGCAGCCTCTTGCAGGACGACCGGCCAGGCCAGGCGGAAAACGGCACGCGGGAGCCCTCTCTCGCCCAGTTCGGGTAGCGCGGTCAGGTTCGTCATGTCCTTATGTCCTTGCAACTGATGATACCGTTTTGCTCGCGGCACTGCAATCTCCTTCACTGAATGAGGCAAGCCAACAGCCCTCCCGTGTGCTATAATTCTCTCCTGCGACCGTACCGTTGGACTCTCGAATACGTTGTGCGCTATCGCTGTCCTGGCGTGCGGGACAGCCAGGAATACCAGGAGAAAGGACTGACGATGACGAGGGTATACGCAGATATGGTGGCTGACCTCTTTCACTATGGCCATGTTGAGTTCCTGAGGAAGGTCCGCGCTCCGGGGGACTATCTCCTGGTGGGCATCCATTCAGACGACGTTGTCGTGCCCTACAAGCGCAGGCCCATCCTCACTATGGAAGAGCGTATCGCTGTGGTAGCCGGGTGTCGCTACGTTTAAGAAGTGCTTTGCCTGGATTGAGAAACACGACATCCATCTGGTGGTCCACGGAGACGATTACGCACGGGAGGAACTGGAGTACTACTGCAAGGTCCCCATGGAGATGGGGCTCTTCCGCACGGTATCCTATACCCGCGGTATCTCCACTTCTGAGATTATTCGCAGAGTACTGGCAAGGCAGTCCCGGGACAGGATACTCCATCCGGGGGTGTCCAGACCTGATGCAGGTTGCCAGGCTGACGCAATCGTCGGCCCTACATGTAGTCTTCGCGGGGCGGGCTGAAGGTGTCTATGACCGTGGTGGCCGTGTCACCGCTGGCGGCGCTGTGCTCGATATTGCCGGGGATGGTGAAAGCGTCACCCTTGCGGCAGACACGGCTCTCGTTGCCGATAGTCAGTTCCAGTTCGCCCTCGACTATGATTCCCGTCTGCTCGTGGGGATGGCTGTGAGCCGGCACGGTGCTGTTGGGTTGAAACGTGGCGTAAGAGAGCATCACGTGTTCTCCCCAGACCAGTCTCAGAACGATACCCGGAGCCAGCTCCCTTTCCTTGAAGTCCTCCGGAAAACTGAAGAACATCTTAGAACTCCTACTCTATCAGGGTGCTGAAAAACTCTTTCGACCAACCCCCTGACCCCCTTCCTAGCCAGGAAGGGGGGAAAGATTGTATCTGGGGGACACCCCCAGACCCCTGACATAAGGGGGCGCCCCTCAGAAGGGGCGAAGCCCCTCTGTACTCCCCTTTTTCATCATCCTGCTATGTTTTCGAAATGAATAATACCATAGTGGCCGGTGACTTTCGTCTTTTGTACGAAGTGGTGGAGAAATAGCGGCGGGTGAGCTATTATTTGCATATATTCTGCCCGCCTGGCGGAGGAGGACAACCATGTCTGACGAAATAGACCTGTCCTTTCTGGACCGACCTGAGATTCTACAGGTGATATTCCCGGTAGTTTATTCTTCTTTTCAGCTGCCGGACTTCCTCCGGTCCCGGTCTGCGGGGGTACCTGCTTGCTCCGTGGAGGTCGAAGAGGGAATCAAGATAGTCTGCGGGTTCTGGGTGAGTGGTAAGGACCACCCCTCAATCCTGTACTTCCACGGTAATGGCGAAACGGTGGATACTCACGAGTGGATTGCCCCGTACTACAACCGGCGAGGGATTAACCTCTTCGTTAGCGACTATCGGGGCTACGGCGCCAGTGATGGAAGGCCGACGATTTCCAACATGGTCGCCGATGCCCACACCATCTTCAGGGGCTTAAGAGAGAAACTGAGGGGGGAAGGTTTCAAGGACAGTCTCTTCGTTATGGGCCGGTCCCTGGGAAGTGTGCCTGCCGTTGAGGTTGCCCTGAACTATCAGGATGGTATCCGTGGTTTGATTGTTGAGAGTGGTACCGCTAACAACTTCCGCCGGCTGTGGGACTACCCGGGGGTTTCGCCGGGTATAACTGCTGCGGGGGAGGAAAGAGCTTTCCTTGTTCAGGAAAGTCCTTTTCTGAACAAGGTAAAGGTGCGGCGGATTCACAGGCCCACGCTCATTATCCACGGTGAGAACGACGAAATCATGCCTGTTGAAGAAGGAAAAGAGCTCTACCGGAGTTCCGGTTCGCGGGAAAAGAGGATTCTTATCGTTCCCGGAGCGGGCCATAATGATATCATGATGAACCAGGAGTTGTACTTCGATACGATAGAGGGGTTCATCAGGGAACATCAATAGGACATCATTCATGGGAGGTTGATTATGAATGAGCTAATTCAAAGAGCAGCCAGGGACATCGCCGGTTCCGGGTATGCCATTGCCCTGACCGGTGCCGGGATGTCCACGGAGTCCGGGATACCGGATTTCCGGGGACCACAGGGTGTCTGGACAAAGAACCCTGAAGCCGAGAAGCGGGCTTATCGCGGCTACCAGGACTTCCTCCGGGACCCCGGGAGATACTGGAAGGAGAGGCTGAGCAGCAGTACCGGGGCCCTTGGGGAACTGGGAACCAGGGAACCAAATCCCGGTCATCATGCTCTGGTTGAGCTGGAGAGGATGGGAATACTGAAGTGTACCATCACGCAGAACGTTGACGCTCTCCACGAGAGGGCGGGGGCGCGGCACCTGCTGGAGTACCACGGCAGCTTCGCCAAGCTGCGCTGCGTATCCTGTAACGCCAGGTTCAGGCGTGATGAGTTTGACCTGGCAAGGCTGATGCGGGAAGACCGGCTACCTCCCCGCTGTTCGAAGTGCGGCGGAATCGTCAAAGGCGACACTGTCGGTTTCGGAGAACCCATCCCCGAGGACGTGGCCCACCAGAGTATAGAAGAAGCCTGGAAGTGCGACCTGATGCTCATCTGCGGGACTTCGGCCGTGGTCTATCCCTTTGCCAACCTGCCCAGAATCGCCCGGCAGAAGACGAGGGAGGCGCAGAGGGAGACCGCAGGCAGTCTTGCTGCCATAGAGAGGGTACCTGCCGTGACCATCATCGAGGTGAACGCTGAGCCAACACCTCTGACCCAGGACGGGGTCTCGGACTACATTATCCAGGGCAAGACGGGCGATGTCCTTCCGGCGATAGCTGAAGAGGTGAAGAGGGTGCGGGAGACTAACACCTCCGACTAAATAGACGCCGGTGACTGGTTTCATCCGTGCGTAACCGTCTTATAACCGTTGTTCTATAGGAAGAATGCAGGCGAACCTTCATTGCCCGGATTAGGAACTCTCACGTCAATGTACACTCAGAGTACTTGACAAACCGTCTCCCGTCTATTATATTTATGTATCTTGCAGATTATATTTAACGGATACCCGTATCGGGGCATAGCAGAGGTACGTTTGGCTCCGGCGGTACGGGTATCTCATGATGGAAACTCCAGGAATCATGGACATTCGGGAGAGGACATCGACAGCCCGGACGTAGGCTGTGGATTCTCCTTAAGTTCCAATTCAGGAGGTAACCTGGGCTGGCCTCTGGGTCCCTGATTACATACC
This genomic stretch from Dehalococcoidales bacterium harbors:
- a CDS encoding cupin domain-containing protein, coding for MFFSFPEDFKERELAPGIVLRLVWGEHVMLSYATFQPNSTVPAHSHPHEQTGIIVEGELELTIGNESRVCRKGDAFTIPGNIEHSAASGDTATTVIDTFSPPREDYM
- a CDS encoding MATE family efflux transporter yields the protein MTNLTALPELGERGLPRAVFRLAWPVVLQEAAWTILGMIIMVFIGHLGPEAITAVGLSEQIIFLPATAFMGITIGAVAIIARDVGAGESEHANRTLRQAMLLAYILGIAFSLIMWFYADQLLWLFRASPEVIALGRDYIRANAPTTAFFFLLLCGEAVFRGAGDTRTPMIAIIVMEVVGTGLAYVLINGWWVFPALGVLGAGIARAASSVVGGLLIWAILVKGKGLLKYDLRTALVFQWTEVKRILRVGLPAFANAVQMRAAMSIYTIVLSSLGTTVYAAHVLTMRVEEFAFMPSFGFGVAATALVGQFLGAGKPDLAKKAGYLSQRYCMVVMVCLGVITFTFSHQLISIFTDDPEVIRIGAMGLKIWSFAMPGMATNNSLSGGLQGAGDTRWVLLLSTVGMWTMRVGGGALLVFALHMGAPGAWIGAVVDHTVRAILMWIRFAGGKWQNIQV
- a CDS encoding adenylyltransferase/cytidyltransferase family protein, with product MTRVYADMVADLFHYGHVEFLRKVRAPGDYLLVGIHSDDVVVPYKRRPILTMEERIAVVAGCRYV
- a CDS encoding alpha/beta fold hydrolase; translation: MSDEIDLSFLDRPEILQVIFPVVYSSFQLPDFLRSRSAGVPACSVEVEEGIKIVCGFWVSGKDHPSILYFHGNGETVDTHEWIAPYYNRRGINLFVSDYRGYGASDGRPTISNMVADAHTIFRGLREKLRGEGFKDSLFVMGRSLGSVPAVEVALNYQDGIRGLIVESGTANNFRRLWDYPGVSPGITAAGEERAFLVQESPFLNKVKVRRIHRPTLIIHGENDEIMPVEEGKELYRSSGSREKRILIVPGAGHNDIMMNQELYFDTIEGFIREHQ
- a CDS encoding tRNA uridine(34) 5-carboxymethylaminomethyl modification radical SAM/GNAT enzyme Elp3, which produces MKKFTRTISGVTPVAVMTQPMDCPGECIYCPTYPATPQSYTPESPAVLRGKNCDFDAGGQVLLRLKALSNMGHPTDKIELIVMGGTFLALPHDYQYTFIKECFDALNGEESDSLTEAKQRNETAVHRCTGLCIETRPDWCGQEEVSRMLEFGATRVELGVQVLDDDIYRLVRRGHTVEDVVSATALLKDHGFKVHYHWMPGLPGSSPEKDLEMSRQLFDDPRFRPDGLKLYPTMVVEGTELERWYREGLYHPYPIDTMIDLVADIKAIVPPYVRISRVLRDIPPKFIVAGCRDSLRGIVRQRMEENGRRCRCIRCREYGHRAITGRPIGEPRLVRMDYEASGGREVFLSFEDENETLFGLLRLRVRSGKDSAGDRATVRELHVYGPEVPLKHQDMAAAQHKGLGKALLREAERLARDEFRVPELAVLSGVGARDYYRTEFGYRLRGDYMVGSL
- a CDS encoding Sir2 family NAD-dependent protein deacetylase; the protein is MNELIQRAARDIAGSGYAIALTGAGMSTESGIPDFRGPQGVWTKNPEAEKRAYRGYQDFLRDPGRYWKERLSSSTGALGELGTREPNPGHHALVELERMGILKCTITQNVDALHERAGARHLLEYHGSFAKLRCVSCNARFRRDEFDLARLMREDRLPPRCSKCGGIVKGDTVGFGEPIPEDVAHQSIEEAWKCDLMLICGTSAVVYPFANLPRIARQKTREAQRETAGSLAAIERVPAVTIIEVNAEPTPLTQDGVSDYIIQGKTGDVLPAIAEEVKRVRETNTSD